A region from the Cannabis sativa cultivar Pink pepper isolate KNU-18-1 chromosome 9, ASM2916894v1, whole genome shotgun sequence genome encodes:
- the LOC133031307 gene encoding uncharacterized protein LOC133031307, with protein sequence MAEDHVVTKVLISGLIVNMFADWTVLSHVARDKISVAHGLAKHALRLDDKLSWFEEVPPPIVKIKTLGFISLFSSPHAKTLDSNEFLEFRNCGLNHQGDISQINETIIVLIPKKKNPKLVRDFRPISLCNTLYKCLSKVIANRLRLVLHSIISNNQSAFLQGRQITDNILLANELIHAIHSRRSGKIGWAVIKLDMEKAFDRVEWSFLNRLLVHVGFPTSFISLILRCLSTVQFRLSINGSLTNTFHSTRGIHEGDPLSPYLFLLIAEGLSAAIRLQETNANFSGIQICGALSPCLTNCLLMIACFSPKSTLDPVMPSMPFSIFTTEQRANWVTNSIFHYLLRKVSSRLNSWNEKFFSRAGKETLLKAVVQAIPSFAMSCFRVPKSICQKIQSLIARFWWGSQGTKKVHWKNWEDISVSKFFGGLGFRILSSHNQALLAKQAWRVWNDRNSLLHSILKARYFKHSDFLNAPVGHNSSYTWRRILWGRQLLKKGLVWKIGTGINVPLSAPNWIPSIHSPTLLHPLDQSQAFVSFFINQDSTWNVPKLKHFFPTYQVESILKIPLDPISSDSLIWEFHSSGTITVKSAYHLASSLASADVPSSSAPNPYLHWWKKLWSLSVPPKIKHFIWKAFHHILPCAFNLFLKRILPHPNCSICGNTTESVTHALIGCPRAKTIWKSSRFKQFYLAYHRSDIKDFLIQALHNISKQDFPIFIAFVWIIVLLSVTTRVIIWIEAAPISRSAQQQHPPPLSPDTPSLFVDAALDQKNGATGTGFIFKLDFHTVLASHCYLLPGVVSPIFAEGQALLQSLKWCIDSQLSPKFVFSDCLNLVSKVNSAWQDNSALSGLVSRIRLLFSNFPDASLQYLPRQFNMDAHVLAKEALRPREDS encoded by the exons atggctgaagatcATGTTGTCACGAAAG TTTTGATTTCTGGTTTGATTGTTAACATGTTTGCTGATT GgacagttttgtcccatgtggctcgcGATAAGATTTCTGTAGCTCATGGTTTGGCAAAACATGCACTTCGGTTAGACGATAAGCTATCCTGGTTTGAGGAGGTTCCACCGCCGATTGTG AAAATCAAGACTTTGGGTTTCATATCTCTATTCTCATCACCACATGCTAAAACCCTTGACTCAAATGAATTTTTGGAATTCAGAAATTGTGGTCTTAATCATCAGGGGGACATTTCCCAAATCAATGAAACTATAATTGTTCTCatcccaaaaaagaaaaaccccAAACTTGTGCGTGATTTTAGACCGATTAGTCTTTGCAATACCCTCTACAAATGCCTATCCAAAGTTATTGCAAATCGGTTAAGGCTTGTCCTTCATTCCATTATCAGTAACAATCAAAGCGCTTTTCTTCAGGGGCGCCAAATTACTGATAACATCCTTCTCGCGAATGAGCTTATTCATGCCATTCATTCTAGACGATCGGGGAAGATTGGTTGGGCTGTTATTAAGCTTGACATGGAAAAGGCTTTTGACAGAGTTGAGTGGTCTTTCCTAAATCGATTGCTTGTTCATGTTGGTTTCCCTACTTCTTTTATTTCTCTTATATTGCGATGTTTATCTACTGTCCAGTTTAGGTTATCCATAAACGGCTCCCTCACTAACACCTTTCATTCTACCCGTGGCATTCACGAAGGGGATCCTTTATCTCCCTATCTCTTCCTCTTAATTGCTGAGGGTCTTTCTGCTGCTATTCGTCTGCAAGAGACAAATGCTAATTTCTCTGGAATTCAGATCTGCGGGGCGCTGAGCCCCTGTCTCACAAACTGTTTGCTGATGATAGCATGCTTTTCTCCCAAGTCAACTCTCGATCCAGTGATGCCCTCAATGCCATTCTCAATCTTTACAACAGAGCAACGGGCCAATTG GGTTACTAATTCCATTTTCCATTATCTCCTCCGAAAGGTCTCTTCTAGATTAAATTCTTGGAATGAAAAGTTCTTTTCTCGTGCTGGCAAGGAAACTTTACTTAAGGCTGTGGTCCAAGCCATTCCTTCTTTTGCTATGTCATGTTTCAGAGTGCCTAAATCGATATGCCAGAAAATTCAAAGCTTGATAGCCAGATTTTGGTGGGGTTCTCAGGGCACTAAAAAAGTCCATTGGAAAAattgggaggacatctctgtttCTAAGTTTTTTGGGGGTTTGGGATTTCGTATTTTGTCCTCTCATAACCAAGCCCTTCTAGCAAAACAAGCTTGGCGAGTTTGGAATGATAGGAACTCTCTTCTTCACTCTATTcttaaagctcgatacttcaaaCATTCTGACTTTTTGAATGCTCCTGTTGGCCATAATTCGTCCTATACTTGGAGGCGTATTCTTTGGGGCCGTCAATTGCTTAAAAAGGGTCTGGTTTGGAAGATTGGTACTGGTATTAATGTCCCTTTATCTGCACCCAATTGGATCCCTAGTATTCACAGTCCCACTCTCCTACATCCTTTGGACCAGTCCCAAGCTTTTGTTTCTTTCTTCATTAATCAGGATTCCACTTGGAATGTCCCTAAACTTAAGCATTTCTTTCCTACCTATCAAGTAGAAAGTATCCTCAAAATTCCCCTTGATCCAATTTCCTCTGATTCCCTCATTTGGGAATTTCATTCCTCTGGCACTATCACTGTCAAATCTGCTTACCACCTTGCCTCTTCCCTGGCATCTGCGGATGTTCCCTCCTCTTCGGCCCCCAACCCTTATCTTCATTGGTGGAAAAAGCTTTGGTCCCTCTCTGTCCCTCCCAAAATTAAACATTTCATTTGGAAAGCTTTTCACCATATTTTGCCTTGTGCATTCAACTTATTCCTCAAAAGGATTCTCCCCCACCCCAACTGTTCTATCTGTGGCAACACCACTGAGTCTGTTACTCATGCCCTTATAGGTTGTCCTAGAGCAAAGACTATTTGGAAATCTTCAAGATTCAAACAGTTTTATTTAGCTTATCATCGAAGTGATATTAAGGATTTTCTCATTCAGGCACTGCATAACATTTCTAAACAGGATTTCCCAATTTTCATTGCTTTTGTCTG GATTATAGTGCTGCTCAGTGTAACTACCAGGGTGATCATCTGGATTGAGGCTGCACCCATCTCTCGTTCTGCTCAGCAACAACACCCTCCTCCCCTGTCCCCTGATACTCCTTCTCTTTTTGTTGATGCAGCCCTCGACCAAAAGAATGGTGCAACAGGAACTGGTTTCATCTTCAAACTTGATTTTCACACTGTTTTAGCTTCTCACTGCTATCTTTTGCCTGGCGTTGTTTCTCCCATATTTGCTGAAGGTCAGGCGCTTCTGCAGAGTCTAAAGTGGTGTATCGACTCCCAATTGTCTCCTAAGTTTGTCTTTTCGGATTGTCTGAATTTGGTATCCAAAGTGAATAGTGCATGGCAAGATAATTCCGCTCTTTCTGGTCTTGTTTCCCGGATTCGATTGCTCTTCTCCAACTTCCCTGATGCTTCTTTGCAATATCTCCCTCGCCAATTTAATATGGACGCCCATGTCCTTGCAAAAGAAGCCCTCAGGCCAAGAGAAGATAGCTAG
- the LOC115723304 gene encoding thioredoxin X, chloroplastic: MDTHTLVSSTSSIILSKPPVFPFRTSSQAYHPSLSSLASSSSKTLNLFFSPSASRFSPVLRKKLSVTCGAGIQEIDQTQFPELVLKSDRPVLVEFVANWCGPCRLISPVIEWVAQEYKDRLTVVKIDHDANPKLIEEYKVYGLPALILFNNGKEVPESRREGAITKVKLKEYLDPLLESTSVV; encoded by the exons ATGGATACTCATACACTCGTCTCCTCCACCTCTTCCATCATACTATCCAAACCACCCGTTTTCCCATTTCGTACTTCTTCTCAAGCTTATCATCCTTCTCTTTCTTCCTTAGCTTCCTCCTCTTCCAAGACCCTCAACCTTTTCTTCTCTCCATCCGCTTCTCGCTTTTCTCCAGTGCTTCGGAAGAAGCTTTCTGTCACTTGCGGCGCTGGTATTCAGGAGATTGACCAGACCCAATTTCCAGAGTTGGTTCTCAAGTCCGACCGCCCGGTTTTGGTCGAGTTCGTCGCTAATTGGTGCGGTCCCTGCCGGTTAATCTCCCCTGTTATTGAATGGGTCGCTCAG GAATACAAGGACAGATTAACAGTTGTAAAGATTGATCATGATGCAAATCCAAAATTAATTGAAGAGTACAAAGTGTATGGATTGCCAGCTTTGATCTTATTTAATAATGGAAAGGAAGTACCAGAAAGTAGGAGAGAAGGTGCAATCACAAAGGTGAAGCTCAAAGAGTACCTTGATCCATTGTTGGAGTCAACTTCAGTTGTATAG
- the LOC115721947 gene encoding sugar transport protein 11, translated as MAGGGFVVGGGGNYGGSITVFVIVTCVVAAMGGLIFGYDIGISGGVTSMQPFLAKFFPSVLEKMKSNEAHENAYCKFNSHLLTLFTSSLYLAALVASFFASTITRVFGRKPTMFFGGLVFLAGSILNGVAESVLVLIIGRLLLGVGVGFANQSVPVYLSEMAPAKIRGALNMGFQMAITIGILMANLVNYGTSKIKGGYGWRVSLALAGVPAIMMTVGAIFLPDTPNSILERGNPEKARKMLEKIRGTKNVEEEYQDLLQASEAAKKVEHPWRNILQPRYRPQLVICSVIPFFQQLTGINVIMFYAPVLFLTLGFGDEASLMSAVITGVVNVVATLVSIFTVDKFGRRILFLEGGFQMIFCQIAVGVMLGLKFGVNGVGTISGTEANVVLFLICAYVAAFAWSWGPLGWLVPSEICPLEIRSAGQAINVSVNMFFTFVIAQGFLAMLCHMKFGLFFFFAAFVMIMTTFVALFLPETKNVPIEEINRVWKAHWFWGKYIPDDAVIGGGIDESSGRV; from the exons ATGGCAGGAGGAGGTTTTGTTGTTGGAGGAGGTGGGAACTATGGAGGCAGTATTACTGTCTTCGTGATCGTTACTTGTGTGGTTGCTGCCATGGGTGGTCTCATCTTTGGTTATGATATTGGAATATCag GAGGTGTGACCTCAATGCAGCCTTTCTTGGCCAAGTTCTTTCCATCTGTACTAGAGAAGATGAAGAGTAACGAGGCCCATGAAAACGCCTACTGCAAGTTCAACAGCCACCTTCTTACGCTCTTTACCTCATCCTTATACCTGGCTGCTCTTGTGGCCTCCTTTTTTGCTTCGACAATTACTAGGGTGTTTGGCCGGAAGCCCACCATGTTCTTCGGAGGCTTGGTGTTTTTGGCTGGATCCATTCTCAACGGGGTCGCTGAAAGTGTTCTAGTCCTGATCATTGGTCGTTTGTTACTTGGTGTGGGTGTTGGTTTTGCCAATCAG TCCGTACCAGTATATCTCTCAGAAATGGCACCGGCAAAGATTAGGGGTGCACTCAACATGGGATTTCAAATGGCCATCACCATTGGCATTCTAATGGCGAATCTGGTCAACTATGGTACTTCCAAGATTAAGGGTGGTTATGGCTGGAGAGTATCTCTAGCTCTTGCCGGTGTCCCTGCAATAATGATGACAGTTGGTGCCATATTCCTACCTGACACTCCCAACTCCATCCTAGAGAGAGGCAATCCTGAGAAGGCCAGGAAGATGCTTGAGAAGATTCGTGGCACTAAAAATGTGGAGGAGGAGTACCAGGATCTTCTGCAAGCAAGTGAGGCTGCCAAGAAGGTGGAACACCCGTGGAGGAATATCCTCCAACCCAGGTACCGACCTCAGCTCGTGATTTGCTCTGTCATACCCTTCTTCCAGCAGCTCACTGGAATCAACGTGATCATGTTCTATGCTCCTGTTCTATTCTTGACATTGGGATTTGGGGATGAAGCTTCCCTCATGTCTGCTGTTATCACTGGTGTTGTCAATGTTGTCGCCACCTTGGTTTCCATCTTCACTGTTGACAAGTTTGGGAGAAGAATTTTGTTTTTGGAAGGTGGTTTCCAAATGATTTTCTGTCAG ATTGCTGTGGGAGTGATGCTGGGACTGAAATTTGGTGTCAATGGGGTAGGGACAATATCGGGCACTGAAGCCAACGTTGTATTGTTTTTGATCTGTGCATATGTAGCTGCATTCGCATGGTCGTGGGGTCCATTGGGTTGGTTGGTTCCAAGTGAAATCTGCCCACTGGAGATTCGATCAGCAGGGCAAGCCATCAATGTTTCAGTCAACATGTTCTTCACTTTCGTCATTGCTCAGGGCTTCCTTGCCATGCTTTGccacatgaaatttggactcttcttcttctttgctgCGTTTGTTATGATAATGACCACCTTTGTGGCTCTCTTCCTACCTGAAACGAAAAATGTACCAATAGAAGAGATTAACAGAGTTTGGAAAGCTCACTGGTTCTGGGGTAAGTACATACCTGACGATGCAGTAATTGGTGGTGGAATTGATGAGTCTTCAGGACGAGTATAA